DNA sequence from the Xenopus tropicalis strain Nigerian chromosome 4, UCB_Xtro_10.0, whole genome shotgun sequence genome:
CCCCTTAGCTTTAAGAGAGCAAGTTCACCGATAAGGTGAATTCCACGCACAGCACTCAAGAAGGTTGATGTTGGCCAAGGAGACTTGGTCTTCCATGTTTTCGCTAACCATGATCAATgatcaaacagaaaaaaaaaaaaaaaaattcaaatgactAGGGTGCTTGTGTCCTACGCTTTTCCTGGAAGTGGCGGGAGAGGACCAGACATTCCAGTAGAAGGGCCTAAGAGTATCTGTGccggaaagaaagagaaaaagctTTTAATACAACACCTAAAAGTAACATTAAAACTGCTGGGACCCAATTGTTGGGATATTTCTTAaaacttaaatatttatatttcccatTCAGTATTTGGCTTTAACTCACCACTGTGCAATGTTAAAACATTCAGTAAGAGGTGGAAAATGCTGATGTACATAGCACTTGTGTCCTGGGCATTACTGTTACCCTTTactatttagggatgcactgaatccaggattcaacctttttcagcatttgcattattttggccaaatccaagcATCTGgctaaactgaatctgaatccttaaaatcgtgacttttcatcacataaacacaaagtcgaaaacttttttttttttttaactctttatttgtgttttattttatgcttaTAGTTACATTTCTATAAATTGCTTTGTTGTAAAACAGGAGAAGGGGGGAGGCTCATCAGGTGTGGAAGGAagagggggggaggggagagagaagggaataggaaacggggggggggggggggggtgggagcaGTTGGACCTGTTGGGAGGAGGGGCCCATGGGGTATgagagagaagggagagagggaagggaggaaCAGTGGGGGATAAAAGTAAAATTAACATAACATCCACATTATCAATGTATGATATACCGTGAGTCGAAAACTTTTTAACACGCACCCTCTCTCTTTGCCTCTTCTGTAGCCTAATTTGGATATACAAATTGgggtttggattcggttcagaGTTTGCCTGAATCTTTCACAATGGATTTGGCTGGATCCCTAAAGAAaggattcgttgcatccctactattattatgctttattattatttactatacTAGTGAAGCTTCAGGACACTGAATGAAGATTATTTTATCCATTTGCAATGaaaataaagcataaaatgtgaatgtttttGGCTGTACCTACAAAGTGGGCACAGCTAAGTACATTGCATTATTTGTAAGAATAACACCACCAGCTGGGGGCTTTGCTGCAAAGCATCCAATGTTCAAAACTTTTGTTCCAATCCAATGTTTCAAACTTTTGAAATAAGCCTTTAGCCAAAAACAACCACTGGAATAAGTTACTATAGCTTGTTCTTCTACAATACAGTGAAACCTGTATGTACTATACCCTTCAAAATACTAAAGGATTTTGAAGGGTATATTTTTGAATACTaaaccatacactggcagatttaagctgctgattttgcCCCTTTGGACCAATTCACCAGCTTATCTGTCCGTGATTGGGCCTTCTGACAAGCCTaccagactgatatctggctgaaaatcagtggacaagtttgattttcccacgGAATGGAGGACAGCATCTGCTTGTTAACGTGGTCCTCACcccaatggcctgtatccccATTGTTATGCTCTGATTGTTTTGCCCTAGGGCCTGATATCAGCccacttaaggtgggcatacatagtaagatttgctcatctggcgaccttgccaaaaaagcaaatattttcgcCAATATGCTATGGGCGATACTGTGCTTATGGAATCGTTTGGCCTGCATTACAATAAAGGAGATACGAAAAGTCAGAGCGAGGACCATGTCAATGAGCTGATATAGTCCTTGGTCCAACAGCaaatgatttttggccagatatcagtcaggggggccccatacacaggcatataagcttgtgaatcagtctgaaggacccagaatcatcagcttaaatctgcctgtgtatggccacctttaggtgggcacaACGGAGATCCGCTCATATGCAACCTCACCAGACGAGCAGGTAAGTCACTGCTGTTGCTCACCTGTCTTTGTTGTAGCTGTTGTTGCTGCTCCATTTGAAGTTTTTCTGTTTCAAACACTACTGGCAAAACCAGAATCATAAAAGAAGTGGTTCCTATCCACAATGCAGAGCGTGAAAAActaaaaggaaaggagagggtgAAACAATCATGTCATGCACAGTTAGGTGTGACTACTGagctatatatacactcacacatctAGAACAAGCCACAGCGGTGTAGTTCATAAAATGAGACAAGAATGTGTATTCTAATCTCTTTAATATAGAcagaatgtgcttaaaaaaaagtaatgtttctggccaatttattgaaaatgtttctgcccatctgttccacttcctgctgcctcctttcccagactGCGCAGGGAGGCCAGCAGCACTCAGCACTCTGTACTGTAGAACAAGAACCAGTCAGCAGTTAGgctgacctgacagggaactaaagcctgtatTTACTTGTGTGGCTGTATGGCTACTTTTCTTTAGGCAGGGACCATTAGGTCACACCCACCCTTATTTAAAATACAGATtgtggggagctccaataaaggggccatttttaaagataatgataatttttagctTAAGAGTGAAATCAGCACCATATAGTTCTCATTATTGCTCacaagtctggggggggggggcagtttagttatactatatgtctcctttaacacagcaagcctatgattaagggctgAGCCTGAAATGAATGAGGTAACGCTTCAGTCTGGTCCTTGTTCTTGGATCTTCTCcgcagcctgggctgggtgtgcATACCCAGGAGACTGGGTATGTGCACCTAttaaatttggatttttactTTATTGCGCATATTAACCCGGACCAGACTGTAGAGAggttataatcactggggttgTCTAACATTGTAGCACCTTCTGATGATCATGCCTTTCCTCCTCCTGTACCTGTTAAGCTTGTGGTCTAACAGCTTCTGAAGAAAACGTGCCAAATACTGCATTAAATGAAACACCACCAGCAGCCCTTGCTATTTGCCACCTACCTGTAGAACTTCTTGGCAGCACAGATGGATAAGTCCATTGAGGCACCAGCCGCAGTTCGGAGACTTTCAGGGAACATTTCGGTCAGTCCCCAGAGCCTCTCGGATAAAGTCTCTTCCAGCTAATTGAGAGAACAAACAACACAGCCGTCAGTAAAGGATTATGAATTATACCACACTCTTAAGAGGCAACGGTGCCATCATTCTGCAAAGTCCAATCTGTGACCCTCACCCTGTTGAAAAACTATAACTGCCAGCATCCCACTAACAAAACAGCACAAGGTTCTGTCAGAAATGCAGATATATCTCAGAGGCCTGTGGTACTCTTGGCTAAATACAGTGCTCAGGGATCCATGCTGGGTCCTGTTTTAATTAATATAGTTATACATAAGATAATGTGATATTCAATTAAACATAAGGATCTTTAACAGAGCTAACGAGAGTTGACAAAACGTCAGCCAGCGCCCAACCCTAAACTTCCCTCTTTTGACACAAAACCAGCCCAACCCGCTattatttatagacctgtgcccaACCTCACTGATGTCAGAGGGGGCGGGTCACACGTGTGTATATAAGTAGGCAACAGAAGGAGGAAGAATTGGACTATGTTGCTGGTGAGGTGGGCAGTGGATAGAGTTTGGCCCTCCTGCGATGTGTTATAGAGTCACTGTATAACCTGTGAATAAACCCCTGGGTTTCAATCTGACCCGCACAACACTAGTCAATATCAAAGGAAACGTAAAGTTGGC
Encoded proteins:
- the tomm22 gene encoding mitochondrial import receptor subunit TOM22 homolog (The RefSeq protein has 1 substitution compared to this genomic sequence) gives rise to the protein MSSPSDLPLETVARSPSIEEEDEDDEELEETLSERLWGLTEMFPESLRTAAGASMDLSICAAKKFYSFSRTALWIGTTSFMILVLPVVFETEKLQMEQQQQLQQRQILLGPSTGMSGPLPPLPGKA